Sequence from the Mycobacterium florentinum genome:
ACTCCCCCGAGGCCTACGAACGGTTGATCCTGGACGTGCTGCTGGGTGAGCCGTCGCTGTTCCCGGTGAACGAGGAGGTCGAATTGGCTTGGCAGATACTCGATCCCGTCCTCGCTCATTGGGCAGCGGACGGAAAACCCGACCCGTACGAGTCGGGCACCTGGGGCCCAGCCTCGGCCGATGAGATGCTGCACCGGACCGACCGCGAATGGCGGCGGCCGTAATGATCGTTGATCTGCTCGACACCACCACCACCGCGGTCAACAAGAAGCTGGATGCGCTGCGCGAGGAGGCCGGCGTGGTCATGATGGGCCGCGTCGGTACGCTGATCATCAAGTCGGACAACGACACTCTGCTCGAAGAGGCCATCGAGGCGGCCAACGCCGCCAGCCACGAACACCCGAGCCGGGTCCTGGTCGTGGCGGCCGGCGATACCGACGGTCGCGATGCCCGCCTGGACGCCCAGGTTCGAGTCGGTGGCGACGCCGGCGCCGGAGAGGTCGTGGTGCTCAGGCTGTCCGGCCCGTTGTCGGGTCACTCGGCCAGCGTCGTCATTCCCTTCCTGCTTCCCGACATCCCGGTCGTGGTGTGGTGGCCCGATGTCGCCCCAGCGGTTCCCGCTCAGGATCCATTGGGCAAGTTAGCGATTCGGCGCATCACCGATGCGACCAACACCGACGACCCGCTGTCGGTGATCAAGAGCAGGCTTCCCGGATATACCGCCGGGGACACCGATCTGGCCTGGGCGCGGATCACCTACTGGCGGGCCTTGCTCACCTCCGCGGTCGACCAGAAGCCGCACGAGAAGATCGAATCGGCGCTGGTTTCCGGTCTGCGCACCGAGCCCTCGCTCGACGTACTGGCGGGCTGGTTGGCCAGCCGGATCGACGGGCCGGTGCGCCGGGAGGTCGGCGAACTCAAGGTCGAGTTGGTGCGCAAGAGCGAAACGATCACCCTGAGCAGGCCGCAAGAGGGAACGACGGCCACCCTGAGCCGGACCGGCCGACCGGATGCACTTGTTCCGTTGGCGCGCAGGGAAACCCGTGAATGCCTGGCCGAAGACATGCGTCGCTTGGACCCCGACGAGGTCTACTTCAGCGCGCTCGAAGGAATCGATAAGGTGCAATACGCGTGAGCACAACCGTTGAAGTCTTCCCGGACAGTGCAACCCTGGTCGAGGCCGCGGGCCGCCGGCTGGTCGAGACCATCCGGGCCGCCGTGGCGGCGCGCGGGCGCGCCCAGATCGTGCTGACCGGCGGCGGCAACGGGATCGGCCTGCTGAAGTATCTGCGGGCCCAGGCCGACCAGGTCGACTGGTCGAAGGTTCATCTCTTCTGGGGCGACGAACGCTATGTCCCGTTAGCCGACGGCGAGCGCAACGAGAAGCAGGCCCGCGAGGCCCTGCTCGATCACATCGACATCCCCTCGAGCAACGTGCACCCGATGGCCGCCAGCGACGGCGAATTCGGTACCGACCTCGCCGCCGCGGCACTGGCCTACGAACAACTGCTGGCGGCCAACGCCGAACCCGGCGAGCAGGTACCGAATTTCGACGTCCACCTGCTCGGCATGGGCCCCGAGGGCCACATCAACTCGCTGTTCCCCGACACCGCGGCGGTGCGCGAGACCGCCCGCATGGTGGTGTCGGTCGACGACTCCCCCAAGCCGCCGCCGCAGCGGATCACCCTGACGATCCCGGCGATCCGGCGATCCCGGGAGGTGTGGCTGATGGTCTCCGGCAGCGCCAAGGGCGATGCGGCCGCCGCCGCCATCGGCGGCGCCCAGCCGGTCGACATACCGGCCGCGGGTGCGGTCGGGCTCGAGACGACGCTCTGGCTGCTCGACGAGGACGCCGCCGCCAAACTGCCCGCCCGGCCCGGGCAGCCGGACTAGGGCCCGGCCCGCTCCGCCTTCCGGTCGGCATAGCCGGCCGCATAATCACCCAATCGCCGCGTGACCGCGCACCCGCAGCCCCGGGTCAGCCGGCCCCGCCGGCCGCCGTCACAGTGTGGTCTGCTCACATCCAATTCGATGCATAGACGTTTTCCCCGGTTCCATCGCGGTCATAATTACCGTCATGGCAGACAGAACGGTGCGCAACGGGCCTGAGCGAAACCGGATCAAAACGCTCACTCAGGCGGCTCTGAACGCCGACAAGACGGTCGAGCAGGTCGAGGACGTCCTCGACAACCTCGGCAAGACCATGAACGAGCTGAGCAGCTCCCTGACCCGGTTGAACGGCACGGTCGAGCGCTTGGAGGGCGGCCTGGACCACCTGGAGGGAACCCTGGAAAGCCTCGACGAGCTCGCCAAACGACTCATCGCGGTGGTCGAGCCGGTGGAGTCGATCGTCAAGCGCATCGACTACATCGTGAGTGTGGGCGAGACGGTCATATCACCGCTGTCGATGACCGAGCACGCGGTACGCGGTGTGGTGGACCGGCTGCGGATCCGTCCGGCGCGGTAGATGGTGACCGGCGCCGACCCGGTGCCCGCACCGCCCTACGCCGACGGCACCGGTCTGCCGTGGGACGTCCCCGTCACCGACGCCGTCGCGGCGATCGCCGCCGCCCGCGCCCGACACGGCGACACGTTCGCCGTACACAGCGGCGACGATCGCTATCTGTTCACGTTCTCGCCCACCGGCGTCGAGTCGTTCTACGCGCTGCCCGAGGAGACCGCGAGCAAGGGCGTCGCCGACTACCTGATGCTGCGGCGCAAGCTGCCCGACGACATCTTTGCCGGCCGGCGCACCCTGCCGAACATGCTGTTTCGCCGCGGCGACGTGGCCAATTATCTGATCAACCTGGACCGGGCGCTCGAACAGACCGCGCTCGAGCTGGGCTCGGCGGGGTCGGTCGATGTGTTCGACCTGATGCGACGGCTCGGCCACCGGATGGGGCTGGCGTCGTGGGCCGGTCCCGGGTCGACCGACGGCGACACCTTCGAACGTCTGGTGCGCGCGTTCGACACCCTGGACGGCTCCGACGCGTTTGTCCACCCCGATCGGATGGCCGCGGTGGCGGCATCGGACAAGCGCGCCGAGCGGGCCGCGCTCGACGAGATCGCCGACGCCATCGGCGACGCGGTGCGCGGATTCGACGACGGCGACACCCGCGACCATGACCTCTTCGGCCGGATCGTGGCCGCCTGGTCGACGGAGGCGCAGCCGTCCCGGCTGCACGGGATCGCGTTCGACGTCGCGCTGATCCACATCGCATCCATGTCGAACCTGGCCGCCGCGTTGGGCTGGGCATTGGTCGACCTGCTCGAGCACCCGACCCAGCAGCAGCGAGTTCGTTTGGGCGACAATGCCTTTACCCAGAGTTGTGCGCTGGAGTCGACGCGCATCGCGCAACGCTCGATCATGTCGCGCAGCGTGCTGGCGCCGGTCTCGCTGGACACCGGCGCGATCACCTATCAGGTACCGCCGGGCTGGACCATAGCCACCCTGCTGCCGCTGCTCAACACCTCGGCGGCGCCGGGGCTGGCGCACTGGGATCCCGATCGATGGACCCGCCACCACCTGACCGAAAAGGACGCACTACCGTCGCCGATGCTGGTGACGGCGTTCGGACACGGCAGACATTCGTGCCCGGCCCAGCCGTTCTCGCTGTCGGCCATGACGGCGGCCCTGACTCACCTCGTGCGTGAGTACGAGATGACGCCACGGTGGACGTCGCATCCGCAACCCGTCGGAGCGCAGATCGGCGGTGTGGCGCGGGCGGCCGGGCCGTGTCCGGTCGACTACGTCAGCCGCTGTTCCTGAGCGCGCTGGCCAGCCCGTTCATCGTCAGCAGAATCCCCCGCTGCACCAGTTCGTCGTCGTCGCCCGAGCGGTAGCGCCGCAGCAACTCCACCTGAAGATGATTCAGCGGCTCCAGGTAGGGGAAGCGGTTGAACACCGAACGCGCCAGCGCCGCGTTGTCGGCCAGCAGGTCATCCTGACCGGTGATCAGCTTGTGCATCGCGATCGTGCGCTGGTGCTCGTCGGCGATCTTGTCGAACACCCTGTGCCGCAACGATTCATCGGCGACCAATTCCGCGTACCGCGCCGCCAGGCCCAGGTCACTCTTGGCCAGCACCTGCGCCATGTTGGACAGCACGCCGCGGAAGAACGGCCACCGCCGGTACAGTTCGCGCAGGACCGCGACCCGCTCCTGTTCGTCGCCGGCGGCGATCCACTGCTCGAATGCCGACCCGGTGCCGTACCACCCGGGCAGCATGACCCGCGACTGGCTCCAGGCCAGCACCCACGGGATGGCGCGCAGGTCGGCGATCGACTCGGTGGGCTTGCGCGACGCCGGACGGCTGCCGATGTTCAGCGACCCGATCTCGCTGACCGGCGTGGAGGCCTTGAAGTACTCGACGAAACCCGGTGTCTCGTGCACTAATTCGGAGTATGCGTCGCGTGCCAGCGACGCGATCTCTTCGAGCACCGCGTAGGCCGGCTCGGCCGCGTCGCCCAGGCCCTCCATGTCCAGCAGCGTCGACTCCAGCGTGGCCGCCACCAGGCTTTCCAGATTCCGTTGCGCCAGCAGCGGTTCGGCGTACTTGGCCGCGATCACCTCGCCCTGCTCGGTCAGGCGCAGCGAGCCGTTCACGGCGCCGGGCGGCTGCGCGAGGATCGCCTGATAGCTGGGGCCGCCGCCGCGGCCGACGGTACCGCCGCGGCCATGGAAGAGCCGCAACCGAATTCCGGTCTTGCGGGCCACCTCGGCCAGCGCCAGCTCGGCCCGGTAGACCGCCCAGTTGGCGGTCAGATAGCCGCCGTCCTTGTTGGAATCGGAGTAGCCGAGCATCACCTCCTGGCTGTCGCCGCGGGCGGCCACCACCGCTCGATAGATCGGGAGCTCTAGCATCGCGTGCAGAATCGAGGCCCCGTTGTGCAGATCGTCGATCGTCTCGAACAGCGGGGAAATGCCGACCGGACAATAGGGTTCGGGCCCGGAGACGTCCAGCAGTCCGGTTTCCTTGAGCAGCAGCGCGGCCTCGAGGACGTCCGAGACGGACTGGCACATCGAGATGACGTAGTTGGGCACCGCCGCCGGACCGTAGCGCTTGACGGCGTGCGCGGCCGCCTCGACCACGCTCAATTCCTTATGGGCCAGCTCCGATAACCGGGCGCGGTCGCTGAGCAGCGGGCGCCGGGTGGTCAGCTCGTCGGCCAAGAGTTCGACGCGCTGGTCTTCGGGCAGCGAACGATAGTCGGGATGCACCCCGGCCCAGGCCAGCAGCTCGCCGACCACTTCCTCGTGCACGTCGGAGTTTTGCCGCATGTCCAGGCCGCTGAGGTGAAATCCGAAGACGTGCACGCCTTCTCGTAACAACCCCAGCCGATCCTCGGCCAGCAGCGCGCTGCCGTGGGTGCGCAACGAGACGTCGACGATGTCGAGATCGGCCCGCAGTTCGTCCGGCGTGGCATACGGTTCCAAGCCCAGGTCGAGCAGCTGCTGCGGTTCGTCGTCGAGGATCTGGGCGGCCGTCGCGCTGAGCCGGCCGCGAATCACCCGCACCGCCCGCCGGTACGGCTCGTCGGCCCTGGCCTGTTCCGGGCAGCTGCGCTCCAGCTCCGCCAACTCGGTTGTGACACTGATCAATCGCGCCGACATCGAGAGCTCCTGCTCGAGATCGGTGAGCTCGGACAGGTAATGCGCCAGCGCGGTGAACGCGGCGCTGCTGGTGGCCCGCCGCACCACCGCGGCGGTCACGTTCGGGTTGCCGTCGCGGTCGCCGCCGATCCACGAGCCCGGCTGCAGGATCGGCGCGCAAAGCAACTCGGCATTGGGCCAGCGAGCGCGCAGCGCGTCGCGGACCTCGGCGTTGACCTGCGGGATCACCTCGAACAGCGCGGCCTGGTAGTACCGCAGGCCGACGTCGATTTCGTCGGTGATCTGCAGCCGGTGCAGCCGGATCAGCGCGGTCTGCCACAGCGTGAGCACCTGACGGCGCAGTTCGCGCTCGATGCTGCGGCCGTCGCTGGTCTCCCGGTGGCCCTCGGCGTGCAATCGCATCAGTTCGGTGATCCGGTGCTGGGCGACGAACACGGTGCGCCGGCGGGTCTCGGTGGGGTGGGCGGTGATTACCGGGGAAACCAGCGCGCCCTTGAGTGCCGCGGCCACGGTGGCCGAATCCAGTTCCGCGGAATCCAGTTTCGCGTAGGTGGCGGCCAGGCTGCTGTCTTGCGGGGGTTCCCCGGCGTCGACGTGGACATGGCGCCGGCGCTCGCGGTGGATGTCTTCGGCGACGTTGGCCAGCAGCGCGAAATGGCTGAACGCCCGGATGATGGGGATCGCCAGATGAATGTCGATGCCGTCGAACATGTGTGAGATCTCGGCCCGATCGATCTCCGAGCGACGCACCCGAAAGGATTCCACGCGGGCGCGTTCGACCAAGTCGAATACCTCGTCACCGCTCTGTTCGCGCACGGTGTCGCCGAGGATGGTGCCGAGCATCCTGATGTCGGCGCGCATCGGCTCGGTCGCCTCGCGACCGAGCCGGGTCCGCTGCACGGCACCGATCGGCGCCAGCGCGGCTTCGGAAACGTGCTCGGAGACCTCAACCATGCGTTCCAGTATCGGTGCGGATCGGGTAGTGCGCCCGCCGAGCGGCCGACGGGTGAGTGCTACTTGAGCAACGTCACTTGTATTTGATCTGCAGCGCCATGCCGATGATGCACACCAGCCAGATGCCGACCACGAACACCGTCAGCCGGTCCAGGTTCTTTTCCACCACCGTGGACCCGGACAGGCTGGACTGCACACCACCACCGAACAGCGTGGACAGGCCGCCTCCCTTGGCGCGGTGCAGCAGCACCAGCAGCACCACCAGGATGCTGGTGACCACCAGGGTGATCTGTAGGCCCAAAACCATGTGCGACAGCTTACCGGCTATCGCTCGAGCGGCCGTAACCGGCGCTCGCAGCGCTCAGGGCAGCGGACCACCGGCGGCGATGGCCGCCAGGGTGGCGAATTGCTCCCCGTCCAGCGACGCTCCCCCGACCAGCCCGCCGTCGACGTCGTTCTGCGCGACGATCTCGCCGACATTCTTCGCGTTCACCGAGCCCCCGTAGAGCACCCGCACGGTGTCCGCGATCTTGGGTGACGCCAGCTCGGCCAGCTGCCGGCGGATCGCCCCGCAGACCTCCTGGGCATCCCCGGAGCTGGCCACCCGCCCGGTGCCGATCGCCCAGACCGGCTCGTAGGCGATGACCACCTGGCCGATCTGGTCGGCCGAGAGCCCGGCCAGTGACTCGCGCACCTGCTTCTCGCAGTGGCTGACATGCTCGCCGGCCTCGCGGATATCGAGGTGTTCGCCGACGCACACGATCGGCGTCAGGCCGTTCTTGAGCGCGGCGGCGGCCTTCGCGGCCACCAGCGCGTCGTCCTCGTTGTGGTAGGTGCGCCGTTCCGAGTGGCCGACGACGACGTAGCTGCAGCCCAGCTTGGCCAGGAAGGTGCCGCTGATGTCGCCGGTGTAGGCGCCGGACTCGTGCGGGGACAGGTCCTGGGCGCCGTAGGTCAACCGCAGCTTGTCGCCGTCGACCAGGGTCTGCACGCTGCGCAGGTTGGTGAACGGCGGCAGCACCGTGACGTCGACCTTGTCGAAGTACTTGTCCGGCAACGCGAATGCGATCTTCTGCACCAGCGCGATGGCCTCGAAGTGATTGAGGTTCATCTTCCAGTTGCCGGCGATCAGTGGCTTACGGCTCACGAGTCCCCTCCGCTCGGCTGGGCACTACCCAACACTTCGATGCCGGGCAGCTGCTTGCCCTCCAGATATTCCAGCGATGCGCCACCGCCGGTTGAGATGTGCGAGAAGTCACCCTCGGGGATCCCGAGCGCACGCACGGCGGCCGCGGAATCACCACCGCCCACCACGCTGAAGGCGCCCTTCGCGGTCGCCGCGACGATCGCCTCGGCGACACCGCGCGTGCCGGCCGCATAGGCCGGGAACTCGAAGACGCCCATCGGGCCGTTCCAGAACACCGTCGCGGCGTTGGACAGCAACGCGGCGAACCGCTTGACCGAACCCGGGCCGATGTCCAGACCCATCAGGTCGTCCGGAATCGCGTTGGCGGCCACGAACTGTGGTGGCGAGTCGGCGCCGAACTTCTCGGTCACCACGATGTCGCCGGGCAGTCGCAACACGTCGACGTAGGTGTCCAGCAGGTTGCGGCAGGTCTGGACCATGTCCCCTTCGAGCAGCGACTTACCGACTGAATAACCCTGTGCGGCAAGGAAAGTGAAGCACATTCCGCCACCGATCACGATGCTGTCGGCCTTGGTCGCCAGCGACTCGATGACGCCGAGCTTGTCGGACACCTTCGACCCGCCGAGCACCACCGCGTAGGGACGCTTGGTCGAGCTGCACAGCCGCTCGAGCACCTCGATCTCGTCGGCCACCAGCGTGCCGGCGTAGTGCGGCAGCAGCGTGGCGATGTCGTACACCGAGGCCTGCTTGCGGTGCACCACACCGAAGCCGTCGGAGACGAAAGCGCCTCCCGGCCAAACCAATTCGGCCAGTTTCTTGGCCAGCGCCAACCGCTCGCCGTCGTCCTTGCTGGTCTCTCGCGGGTCGAAGCGGATGTTCTCCAGCAACAGGATGTCGCCGTCGGTCAGACCCTCGGCGCGGGCCAGCGCGTCGGTCCCGACGACATCACCGGCCAGCTGCACGTGCCGGCCCAATTGCTCACCCAGCGCCGCGGCGACCGGCGCCAGCGACAGCTTCGGGTCGGGGCCGTCCTTGGGGCGACCCAGGTGCGCGGTCACCACCACCTTGGCGCCGCCATCCAGCAACGCCTTCAGCGTCGGGACCGACGCCGTGATCCGGCCCTGGTCGGTGATCTCGCCGGCGTCGTTGAGCGGGACGTTGAGATCGGAGCGCACCAGCACGGCGCGACCCGAAACACCCTCGGACAGCAGATCTTCGAGGTTTGGGACGCCCACGGTTAGAGCGACTTGCCGACCAGCGAGACCAGGTCAACGAGCCGGTTGGAGTAGCCCCACTCGTTGTCGTACCACGAGACCACCTTGGCCTGGTTGTCGATCACCTTGGTCAGGCCGGAGTCGAAGATCGAGCTGTGCGGGTCGGTGACGATGTCACTCGACACGATCGGCGCGTCGTAGTACTTCAGGATGCCCTTCATCGGCCCCTCGGCCGCGGCCTTCATCGCGGCGTTGATCTCGTCGGCGGTGGCCGACTTCTTCAGCTCCGCGGTCAGGTCGGTGACCGAGCCGGTGGGGATCGGCACCCGCAGCGCGTACCCGTCGAGCTTGCCCTTCAGCTCGGGCAGCACCAGGCCGATGGCCTTGGCCGCGCCGGTGGAGGTCGGCACGATGTTCAGGCCGGCGGCGCGGGCGCGGCGCAGGTCCTTGTGCGGCCCGTCCTGCAGGTTCTGGTCCTGGGTGTAGGCGTGGATGGTGGTCATCAGGCCCTTGACGATGCCGAACTCGTCGTTGATGACCTTGGCCAGCGGACCGAGGCAGTTCGTGGTGCACGACGCGTTGGAGATGATGTTCTGGCTGCCGTCGTATTTGTCGTCGTTGACGCCCAGCACGATGGTGATGTCCTCGTCGCTGGCGGGCGCGGAGATGATCACCTTCTTGGCGCCGGCGTCCAGGTGGCCCTGCGCCTTGGCGCGGGCGGTGAAGATGCCCGTGGATTCGACGACGACGTCGACGCCCAAATCACCCCACGGCAGCGCGGCCGGGCCCTCGCGAACCGCCAGCGCCTTGATCTTCGCCGGGCCCACCACGATGGTGTCCTCGCCTTCGAGGCTGACGTCGTGCGCCAACCGGCCCAGGATGGAGTCGAATTTCAGCAGGTGCGCCAGGGTGCTGTTGTCGGTGATGTCGTTGACCGCCACCACTTCGATGTCAGCGCCGCCCTGCTCCTGCTGGGCCAACAACGCACGGTAGAAATTGCGTCCGATTCGACCGAAGCCGTTGATGCCTACTCGGACTGTCACTTGTGTCTCCCTCGTCTTCAAGTCTGGTGTCGAACCCCTGGCCGTCAGCCTAGATCAGTAGTCGCAACGGTTGCTGGGCCGGTAACAGTCCCGAAACCTCGAGAGCCAAACGCCGAGCTAGATGACACCTGCCGAGTCAGGCGGTGCGATTGCGGTAGGTCGTTGCGGCCCTAGTGGACCACGAGCCGCGGCGCCGGCGCGGCGTCAGATGTGGGCTGAGCCACAAATCGGCGCTGCAGATTTTCGATCAGGCCGTCCAGTGCCGTGCTCTCCTGCTCCTCGGCGCGTGCGGCGCGCCGGAAAACGCACGCGCTTTCGGCGTCGCCGCGGGCTTCGGCGACGGCAATCGCGTTGTAGTAGCTGTCGATCCGTTGGTCGATCAAACGGCGGTTCTGAGTGAGCAGACGCAGAAAGTAGTCGGCCTGGCGCTGATCCGCCGTGTCGGACACAACGGTGGCGCGGTCGAGAGCACCGGCAGGACGGCTCGCGGTCACCGCCGAGCCCGATTGATGGACATGTGCCGAGCCGGGACGGACTGCGGCGCCGCGAGGCTGACGTCCGCGGCGGTCACGGGCACCACTCGAAATGTGGGCTGTGACCGAGCGCGCATCACGCTCGTCAGACAAACCAGCGAAGTCCATCTTTTCTTCTCTCAACTGGCAGTTCAGTGTTTTGCGCGGTAACCATAACCCCCCGAATCCGGCCAGCGCCATACGCTTCGGCGACGAAGCGTAGGTCGCTTTTGCTAGCACGCGACAAATGGCAGGTCAGCCGCTCGGAGGCGGTGACTACTTCGGGGTCTGAGAGGCGGTGGCTACTAAGCACATTCTTGGGCCATGTGCAGCAGCGTCGGAGCCATCCACCGACAGGCCTCCAGCGCGATCTGTACTCGGAACATCGCGTCGGGGTCGCCGAAAGCCTGCCCGCACAGGTGCATGGCCCGCGCGACGGCCTCCTGAATGATGTTGGGAGGCAACTGTATTGCGTAGGCCGTCGCCACATGATTGCGACTTCGGGACAGATACTCACACAACGTCTCGCGCAACCACCCGGTGCGTTCTCGGCCCTGATCTCCTCGAAGACCGCGGCGATGAAGTCATCGCGGATGCGGTCCATCTCGCGGGCGATCACCGACATGGGATCCGCAACGACCTCGACCGTGCCGGCCACCTTCCCTCCCGTTGTCCCCGCCCATCACAGTGCGCGCGATCGCGAGAAGGCAAGAGAGTTTGCCTGTTAGCCCTCCACTAGAAAGCCCTAGCTACCATCTAGGGACTCAACGCGCGAACTCTCGAGCGACGCCAAAGGGGGCATTCGGTGAGCGAAGCGAGCGATACCGGCAGTGACGATCCCGAGCTCGGCAAATTCGACCCCGGTCTGACCCAGCGCCTGATGGGGGTGCTGCGCCCGGTATTGAAGAGGTACTTCCGCTCCGAGGTGCACGGACTGGAGACCTTCCCGCCCGGCGGCGCACTGGTGGTCGGCAACCACTCCGGCGGCATGTTACCGATGGACGTCCCGATCTTCACCGTCGACTTCTACGAGAAGTTCGGCTACGACCGCCCGGTCTACACGCTGAGCCACGACATCTTGTTCATGGGCGTCACCGGCGGGCTGTTCCGGCGGCTCGGCTATATCCGGGCCAACCGCGAGAACGCGGCCAGCGCCCTGCGATCCGGTGGCGTGGTGGTGGTGTTTCCCGGCGGTGATTACGACGCGTACCGACCGACGATGTCGGAGAACGTCATCGACTTCAACGGCCGCAAGGGCTATGTCCGCACCGCGATCGAAGCCGGCGTGCCGATCGTTCCCGCGGTGTCCATCGGCGGCCAGCAGACGCAGCTCTATCTGACCCGCGGCACCTGGCTGGCCGAGCGGCTGGGCATCAAGCGCCTGCTGCGCAGCTCGATCCTGCCGGTGTCGTTCGGCTTCCCGTTCGGGTTGAGCGCGGTCGTCCCACCGAATGTGCCGCTACCTACCAAGATCGTCACGCAGGTGCTCGAACCCATCGACATCGCCGCGCAGTTCGGCGAGGACCCCGACATCGACGAGGTCGACGAGCACGTGCGCTCGGTGATGCAAGAAGCCCTCAAAGACCTCGCCGCCAAGCGTCGCTTCCCGATTCTGGGCTGAGCCATGGCCTCTCCCCTGGACCAGGCTCGCGGCGTCTTGGGCGTAGTGGCCACGCTGCGACGCGCCGGAATGATCGCGCCGATGCGGCCCGACCGCTACCTGAAGATGGCCGCGGCGATGCGCCGCGAGGGCATGGGCATGACGGTCGGTTTCGCCGGCGCCGCGCAGCGCTGCCCGGACCGCCCCGCCGTGATCGACGAACTCGGCACGCTGACCTGGCGGCAGCTCGACGAGCGGATCAACGCGCTGGCGGCCGCGCTGCAAGCCCTGCCGGGCGGCCGGCCACGGGTCATCGGAATCATGTGCCGCAACCACCGCGGCTTCATCGAGGCGTTGGTGGCCGCCAACCGGATCGGTTCCGACGTTGTGCTGTTGAACACGTCGTTCGCCGGGCCGGCGATGGCCGAGGTGGTCAACCGCGAAGGCGTCGACGCCGCCATCTACGACGAGGAGTTCACCGACACGGTGGACCGGGCGCTGGCCGACAAGCCGGCCGCCACCCGCATCGTGGCGTGGACCGACGGACCGCACGAGCTCACGGTAGGGAAGCTCATCGCCGGCCACCTCGGCGAGCGGCCGGAGCGCACCGGCCGCAAGGGCAAGATGATCCTGCTGACCTCCGGGACCACCGGAAGTCCCAAGGGCGCCAAGCAGTCTGGCGGCGGTGCCGGGATCGGCACGCTCAAGGCGATCCTGGACCGCACGCCGTGGCGCGCCGAGGAGACGATCGTGATAGTGGCGCCGATGTTCCACGCGTGGGGTTTCTCACAGTTGATCTTCGCGGCGTCGATGGCGTGCACGATCGTCACCCGGCGCAAGTTCGACCCGGAGGCCACCCTGGAGCTCGTCGACCGCCACCGGGCGACCGGCCTGGCCGTGGTCCCGGTGATGTTCGACCGCATCATGGAACTGCCCGACGACGTCCGCAACCGCTACACCGGCCGGTCGCTTCGCTTCGCCGCGGCGTCGGGTTCGCGGATGCGACCCGACGTGGTCATCTCGTTCATGGATCAGTTCGGCGACGTGATCTACAACAACTACAACGCGACCGAGGCGGGCATGATCGCGACGGCCACCCCGGCGGATCTGCGCGCCGCGCCCGACACCGCGGGCAAGCCGGCCGGCGGGACCGAGATCCGGATCCTGGACCCGGAATTCAACGAGGTGCCCACCGGCGAGGTCGGCACCATCTACGTGCGCAACGACACCCAATTCGACGGCTACACCTCCGGCAAGACGAAGGATTTCCACGCCGGGTTCATGTCGTCGGGTGACGTCGGCTATGTCGACGAGGCCGGACGGCTGTTCGTCGTCGGCCGCGACGACGAGATGATCGTGTCCGGCGGCGAGAACATCTACCCGATCGAGGTGGAGAAAACGCTTGCCGCACACCCGGAAGTGGCCGAAGCCGTGGTGATCGGCGTGGACGACGAACAGTACGGCCAGCGGCTGGCTGCGTTCGTGGTGCTCGGGCCCGGCTCGGCGGCCACGCCCGAGACGCTCAAACAACACGTTCGCGATAACCTCGCCAATTATAAAGTGCCACGTGAGATTTCGGTTCTCGACGAGCTGCCCCGCGGCAGCACCGGCAAGATCCTGCGCGCCGAACTGCAAGCACGGGTGAACGGCTGATGCGCCGGCTCAAGCCCCGGCCGCTGGCCCGCGCGGCGCTGGAATTGGCCAACGCCGCCAACGGATTACGACCGCTGGCCCGCAAGGGCTATACCACCGTGCTGGTGTTCTGGT
This genomic interval carries:
- the opcA gene encoding glucose-6-phosphate dehydrogenase assembly protein OpcA, producing MIVDLLDTTTTAVNKKLDALREEAGVVMMGRVGTLIIKSDNDTLLEEAIEAANAASHEHPSRVLVVAAGDTDGRDARLDAQVRVGGDAGAGEVVVLRLSGPLSGHSASVVIPFLLPDIPVVVWWPDVAPAVPAQDPLGKLAIRRITDATNTDDPLSVIKSRLPGYTAGDTDLAWARITYWRALLTSAVDQKPHEKIESALVSGLRTEPSLDVLAGWLASRIDGPVRREVGELKVELVRKSETITLSRPQEGTTATLSRTGRPDALVPLARRETRECLAEDMRRLDPDEVYFSALEGIDKVQYA
- the pgl gene encoding 6-phosphogluconolactonase translates to MSTTVEVFPDSATLVEAAGRRLVETIRAAVAARGRAQIVLTGGGNGIGLLKYLRAQADQVDWSKVHLFWGDERYVPLADGERNEKQAREALLDHIDIPSSNVHPMAASDGEFGTDLAAAALAYEQLLAANAEPGEQVPNFDVHLLGMGPEGHINSLFPDTAAVRETARMVVSVDDSPKPPPQRITLTIPAIRRSREVWLMVSGSAKGDAAAAAIGGAQPVDIPAAGAVGLETTLWLLDEDAAAKLPARPGQPD
- a CDS encoding ATPase — its product is MTVMADRTVRNGPERNRIKTLTQAALNADKTVEQVEDVLDNLGKTMNELSSSLTRLNGTVERLEGGLDHLEGTLESLDELAKRLIAVVEPVESIVKRIDYIVSVGETVISPLSMTEHAVRGVVDRLRIRPAR
- a CDS encoding cytochrome P450, which gives rise to MVTGADPVPAPPYADGTGLPWDVPVTDAVAAIAAARARHGDTFAVHSGDDRYLFTFSPTGVESFYALPEETASKGVADYLMLRRKLPDDIFAGRRTLPNMLFRRGDVANYLINLDRALEQTALELGSAGSVDVFDLMRRLGHRMGLASWAGPGSTDGDTFERLVRAFDTLDGSDAFVHPDRMAAVAASDKRAERAALDEIADAIGDAVRGFDDGDTRDHDLFGRIVAAWSTEAQPSRLHGIAFDVALIHIASMSNLAAALGWALVDLLEHPTQQQRVRLGDNAFTQSCALESTRIAQRSIMSRSVLAPVSLDTGAITYQVPPGWTIATLLPLLNTSAAPGLAHWDPDRWTRHHLTEKDALPSPMLVTAFGHGRHSCPAQPFSLSAMTAALTHLVREYEMTPRWTSHPQPVGAQIGGVARAAGPCPVDYVSRCS
- the ppc gene encoding phosphoenolpyruvate carboxylase, yielding MVEVSEHVSEAALAPIGAVQRTRLGREATEPMRADIRMLGTILGDTVREQSGDEVFDLVERARVESFRVRRSEIDRAEISHMFDGIDIHLAIPIIRAFSHFALLANVAEDIHRERRRHVHVDAGEPPQDSSLAATYAKLDSAELDSATVAAALKGALVSPVITAHPTETRRRTVFVAQHRITELMRLHAEGHRETSDGRSIERELRRQVLTLWQTALIRLHRLQITDEIDVGLRYYQAALFEVIPQVNAEVRDALRARWPNAELLCAPILQPGSWIGGDRDGNPNVTAAVVRRATSSAAFTALAHYLSELTDLEQELSMSARLISVTTELAELERSCPEQARADEPYRRAVRVIRGRLSATAAQILDDEPQQLLDLGLEPYATPDELRADLDIVDVSLRTHGSALLAEDRLGLLREGVHVFGFHLSGLDMRQNSDVHEEVVGELLAWAGVHPDYRSLPEDQRVELLADELTTRRPLLSDRARLSELAHKELSVVEAAAHAVKRYGPAAVPNYVISMCQSVSDVLEAALLLKETGLLDVSGPEPYCPVGISPLFETIDDLHNGASILHAMLELPIYRAVVAARGDSQEVMLGYSDSNKDGGYLTANWAVYRAELALAEVARKTGIRLRLFHGRGGTVGRGGGPSYQAILAQPPGAVNGSLRLTEQGEVIAAKYAEPLLAQRNLESLVAATLESTLLDMEGLGDAAEPAYAVLEEIASLARDAYSELVHETPGFVEYFKASTPVSEIGSLNIGSRPASRKPTESIADLRAIPWVLAWSQSRVMLPGWYGTGSAFEQWIAAGDEQERVAVLRELYRRWPFFRGVLSNMAQVLAKSDLGLAARYAELVADESLRHRVFDKIADEHQRTIAMHKLITGQDDLLADNAALARSVFNRFPYLEPLNHLQVELLRRYRSGDDDELVQRGILLTMNGLASALRNSG